In one Candidatus Bathyarchaeota archaeon genomic region, the following are encoded:
- a CDS encoding M48 family metalloprotease, with translation MSLLKLRLSMLGTLAILIAISTLFFTFILRLLGVFNIAALLFLVIIFNLIQWLIAPYLINALYRTREVSKVNQPKLYGIVESLSRKIGVKTPKVRIANIGLPNAFAYGSPIAGSCVAVTTGLLTTLEDEEVEAVIGHELSHLKHRDVQIMMIASVLPAIFYFIGYSLMLSGWSGGGRRNSGAATVLIGLACIAIYWILTLFVLGLSRLREYYADRRSAMTVEDGARKLSEGLAKIVTATSQMRGHRREAGGLNSFKALFISDPDHAELDAFYLSQSRELTADQSLVQSILARKVTMADRIMEAFSTHPNITKRLRALQELAL, from the coding sequence ATGAGTCTTTTAAAGCTTCGTTTATCCATGCTAGGAACCCTAGCAATTCTAATCGCGATATCAACCCTTTTCTTTACATTTATTCTACGTTTACTAGGCGTCTTCAACATAGCAGCTTTATTGTTCTTGGTTATAATATTCAATCTCATTCAGTGGCTAATAGCTCCTTACTTGATTAATGCGCTTTACAGGACGCGGGAAGTGTCGAAGGTCAATCAGCCAAAACTGTATGGAATAGTAGAAAGCCTTAGTCGTAAAATCGGCGTGAAAACGCCAAAAGTTAGGATAGCTAACATCGGTCTACCAAACGCCTTCGCGTATGGCTCGCCCATAGCTGGAAGCTGTGTTGCTGTGACAACTGGATTGTTAACGACTTTAGAAGATGAGGAAGTTGAGGCTGTCATAGGACACGAGCTAAGCCACTTAAAGCATCGTGATGTACAGATTATGATGATCGCTTCAGTTTTACCTGCAATATTCTACTTTATTGGATACTCACTAATGCTCTCTGGCTGGTCTGGAGGAGGAAGAAGAAATAGTGGAGCTGCGACAGTCCTTATCGGCTTAGCTTGCATAGCAATCTATTGGATTCTAACGCTATTCGTTTTAGGGTTAAGCCGACTACGGGAATATTATGCAGACCGACGTAGTGCGATGACCGTGGAAGATGGCGCGCGTAAGCTCTCTGAAGGCTTAGCGAAAATTGTAACCGCAACCAGCCAAATGAGAGGTCATCGCCGAGAAGCAGGCGGCTTAAACAGTTTCAAAGCCCTATTCATTTCCGATCCAGACCACGCCGAATTGGACGCCTTTTACCTGTCGCAAAGCCGAGAGTTGACGGCTGATCAAAGTCTCGTCCAATCTATTTTAGCAAGAAAAGTGACTATGGCAGATCGTATCATGGAGGCTTTTTCTACCCATCCCAATATTACAAAACGCTTGAGAGCGCTGCAGGAACTAGCTCTATAG
- a CDS encoding glycosyltransferase — translation MLTRYAEFVGDTVIDELRMLGEKLSAYSVLNINSTATGGGVAEILSRLVPLMNDAGVKTEWKVIEGGEEFFRVTKTIHNALHGLDVSFTPEMMDTYIRTNELNAHIVDTGADFLVIHDPQPAMLIKYKGSGHCKWIWRCHIDVSNPNPTAWEFLKPFLIQYDAAVFSVSNFAKRDLLLRQFIIPPAIDPLSEKNIELSKQEIDSILEKYDIDSNKPLITQISRFDRLKDPVGVIDAYHMVKKECDCQLVLAGSLAADDPEGAAVFTKVQEKAKEDKDIHLLLLPPFSDREINALQRASSVVLQKSLKEGFALTVSEALWKGVPVIGGNTGGIPLQIIDGVNGFLVNDVGEAADRINYLLKNPQIAREMGRRGKEHVRNNFLIVRELRDYFLMFLTLLYIPGKLVQL, via the coding sequence ATGCTTACTAGATATGCGGAATTTGTAGGTGACACCGTTATCGATGAATTAAGGATGTTGGGCGAGAAGTTGTCGGCATACTCGGTGCTCAACATAAACTCCACTGCAACCGGCGGAGGCGTCGCCGAGATCCTCAGCCGTTTAGTTCCCTTAATGAATGATGCTGGTGTTAAGACCGAATGGAAAGTGATCGAAGGTGGGGAAGAGTTTTTCAGGGTAACAAAGACGATTCACAATGCTCTTCACGGCTTAGATGTTTCTTTCACACCAGAAATGATGGATACCTATATTCGCACAAACGAGTTAAACGCCCACATTGTAGATACAGGTGCGGACTTCTTAGTTATTCATGATCCTCAGCCAGCCATGTTAATTAAATATAAAGGGTCAGGACATTGCAAATGGATCTGGCGTTGTCATATCGATGTGTCAAACCCTAATCCCACGGCTTGGGAATTTTTAAAACCGTTCCTCATTCAATATGATGCCGCAGTTTTCTCTGTTAGCAATTTCGCGAAACGAGATCTATTGCTAAGACAATTTATAATTCCCCCAGCAATCGATCCGCTCAGCGAAAAAAACATTGAACTATCTAAACAAGAGATAGATTCTATCCTCGAAAAATATGATATCGACTCCAACAAACCCTTGATTACACAAATTTCAAGATTTGATCGGCTTAAAGATCCAGTAGGCGTCATCGACGCGTATCATATGGTTAAGAAAGAGTGCGACTGCCAACTCGTCCTTGCTGGAAGTTTAGCCGCAGACGATCCAGAAGGTGCTGCAGTCTTCACAAAAGTCCAAGAGAAAGCTAAGGAAGATAAAGACATCCATCTTCTTCTCTTGCCGCCTTTCAGCGATCGGGAAATCAACGCACTTCAGAGAGCATCTTCGGTTGTGCTTCAGAAATCCCTTAAGGAAGGTTTCGCTCTCACTGTCAGCGAGGCTTTGTGGAAGGGTGTTCCAGTAATCGGGGGAAATACTGGAGGCATCCCTCTTCAGATTATCGACGGAGTAAACGGATTTCTAGTGAATGATGTGGGAGAAGCGGCTGATAGAATTAACTATCTGCTGAAAAACCCACAGATAGCTCGAGAGATGGGCAGAAGGGGGAAAGAGCACGTTAGAAATAATTTCCTAATAGTTAGGGAACTTAGAGATTATTTTCTCATGTTTTTAACGTTACTTTACATTCCCGGAAAGTTGGTCCAACTGTAA
- a CDS encoding phosphoglycolate phosphatase codes for MIEVNAIACDYDRTLTNEKLEVSKQAIQTLKMAKMRKKVKVIIVSGRMLGFLIKMNERFQVADALVAENGAVIFLPNVGTKLVLGERSGQRLRDAFKLLDIPHEMGDVIVSTKRTYETIVLKIINETMLNVNIEYNRDSLMILPPGIDKGKGVLRALLLLGVPRGGLACIGDAENDVALFKIADVSVAVANAVDSLKRQADIICDSPHGNGVMEFVKNYVLT; via the coding sequence TTGATTGAGGTTAACGCTATCGCTTGCGACTATGATAGAACCTTAACAAATGAAAAGTTAGAGGTATCAAAACAAGCCATTCAAACATTAAAAATGGCCAAGATGAGAAAAAAGGTGAAGGTTATAATTGTTTCTGGAAGGATGTTAGGTTTCTTAATAAAAATGAATGAGCGCTTTCAAGTAGCAGACGCCTTAGTTGCTGAAAATGGTGCGGTAATTTTCCTTCCAAACGTTGGCACAAAGCTTGTACTGGGAGAGAGATCTGGTCAAAGATTAAGAGATGCCTTCAAATTACTTGATATTCCACATGAGATGGGAGATGTTATTGTATCCACAAAGCGGACTTATGAAACGATTGTTTTAAAGATAATTAATGAAACTATGCTTAACGTAAATATTGAGTATAATAGAGATTCATTGATGATTCTTCCTCCTGGAATTGATAAGGGAAAGGGTGTGTTGAGGGCGCTTTTATTACTTGGAGTTCCTAGGGGAGGCTTAGCTTGCATTGGTGATGCTGAGAATGATGTTGCCCTATTTAAGATAGCTGATGTATCGGTGGCCGTAGCTAATGCAGTGGATTCGCTTAAGAGGCAAGCTGATATCATATGCGATAGTCCACATGGCAATGGCGTTATGGAATTCGTTAAAAATTATGTTTTGACTTAG
- a CDS encoding glycosyltransferase family 4 protein, with protein sequence MKICAVSQSFYPHAGGVSYYLLWLGRRCRELGHDLCVVHLRPTKAPVEETVEGIKVYRTPKEELDALTITGYTKFKEMILKVFHGIETSEEKLLNKHLYGFNEYFTINKFFADRIREIYEKERFDLLHVHDFQVLLQGSMLKDLKVPKIFTWHIPFTERVPKSWRDFIVQYMQEYDIVVLSTRPYVATAIRSGLSWDKVVCINPFIAVGKPRANKFRENYGISPEDKMILCVARIDPLKGQDRLIQALPSVLERIPNTKCVFVGDGSMTKEVLKADEKKRYEQHLKSLVSDLKLTRYVIFTGHIPRNDLMQAYEACDVVVLPSLMEGFGLAITEGMAFGKPVIGSATGGIMMQIWPGTNGYLVEPGNVKQLAGALIKVLSDERLKAVLGKRAREIYEKYYSLERGVRDYIELYERILSL encoded by the coding sequence TTGAAAATATGTGCAGTTAGCCAATCGTTTTATCCTCATGCGGGTGGCGTCTCTTACTATCTGCTTTGGTTAGGGCGTAGATGTCGTGAGCTTGGGCATGACTTATGTGTTGTTCATCTTCGCCCTACAAAAGCTCCTGTTGAGGAAACCGTAGAAGGCATTAAAGTTTATAGAACTCCTAAAGAAGAACTTGATGCTTTAACAATCACAGGGTATACGAAATTCAAAGAGATGATTCTAAAAGTTTTCCATGGGATTGAAACCTCAGAAGAAAAACTATTGAATAAGCATCTATACGGGTTTAATGAATATTTTACTATAAACAAATTCTTTGCTGACCGAATAAGAGAAATTTATGAAAAAGAGCGCTTTGATCTACTGCATGTACACGATTTTCAAGTGCTTTTACAAGGGTCTATGTTGAAAGATCTCAAGGTTCCCAAAATCTTCACTTGGCATATACCGTTCACTGAAAGGGTTCCAAAAAGTTGGCGAGATTTCATTGTTCAATATATGCAAGAATACGACATTGTTGTACTTTCTACGAGACCATACGTGGCAACTGCAATTCGCTCCGGTCTCTCATGGGATAAAGTTGTTTGTATAAATCCATTTATTGCAGTCGGAAAGCCGCGAGCAAACAAATTTCGTGAAAACTATGGAATTAGTCCAGAGGATAAAATGATTTTATGTGTGGCAAGAATTGATCCATTAAAGGGGCAGGACCGTTTAATACAAGCGTTACCTTCAGTCTTAGAAAGGATCCCTAATACAAAATGCGTATTTGTTGGAGATGGATCGATGACGAAGGAGGTTCTTAAGGCAGATGAGAAAAAGCGATATGAACAGCATCTTAAAAGCTTGGTAAGCGACCTAAAGCTTACGAGATACGTTATTTTTACCGGTCACATACCACGGAATGACCTTATGCAAGCGTATGAAGCCTGCGATGTTGTCGTGTTACCTTCACTTATGGAAGGATTTGGTTTAGCCATAACTGAGGGCATGGCCTTTGGGAAACCTGTCATTGGATCGGCGACTGGTGGGATTATGATGCAGATATGGCCTGGAACAAATGGTTACTTGGTCGAACCTGGCAATGTTAAGCAGCTGGCAGGAGCTTTGATTAAGGTTCTCTCTGATGAGCGTCTTAAAGCCGTGTTAGGAAAAAGAGCGAGGGAGATCTACGAGAAGTATTATAGTTTAGAGCGTGGTGTAAGAGACTATATTGAACTTTATGAAAGAATATTGAGTCTTTGA
- a CDS encoding mechanosensitive ion channel, which produces MNWELVLTYIPLVVSILITFAIASILALITRKYFGRLIKEHIIKQYPERETAFRLIQRCVVIGIYLAAAAISASLIFPGLGAYAVSLLIGAGFLGIVIGMAASRVIGNIISGFNVILTRPIRVGDAVMLRGEFGFIEDITLRHTVIRTWDNRRMMIPNAVLDDEVIINYSIKDPKKLAPIVVSVPYDTDLEKVAKIMVEEAKKHPDVLPELEPIFQVLDFGEGAITLRLLFLAKDQPTAFNTACALRRTIKKRFDEEGIRISCPVRYVIPAEKPE; this is translated from the coding sequence ATGAATTGGGAGCTGGTCTTAACGTATATACCGCTTGTAGTTTCGATTCTTATAACATTCGCTATTGCCTCTATTCTAGCGTTGATTACGCGAAAATACTTTGGCCGTCTTATTAAGGAACACATTATTAAACAGTATCCAGAACGGGAGACTGCATTTAGGCTAATCCAAAGATGTGTTGTTATCGGTATATATTTAGCGGCTGCCGCTATTTCAGCTTCCCTTATTTTCCCCGGTCTTGGGGCATACGCTGTTAGTTTACTTATAGGTGCCGGGTTCTTAGGTATCGTCATTGGAATGGCTGCTTCAAGAGTTATTGGCAACATTATTTCCGGCTTTAATGTGATCCTCACCAGACCTATCCGAGTAGGCGATGCCGTAATGTTACGGGGAGAATTCGGGTTTATTGAGGACATTACTTTACGTCACACGGTAATAAGGACGTGGGATAACCGTAGGATGATGATCCCAAACGCGGTCTTAGATGATGAGGTAATAATAAATTATTCAATTAAAGATCCTAAAAAGTTGGCTCCAATTGTTGTAAGTGTTCCATATGATACGGACTTAGAGAAGGTTGCAAAAATAATGGTTGAGGAAGCTAAGAAGCATCCGGATGTTCTTCCCGAGCTTGAGCCAATATTTCAAGTCTTAGACTTTGGCGAGGGAGCGATTACTCTCCGTTTACTATTTCTCGCTAAAGACCAACCTACCGCCTTCAATACAGCTTGTGCACTTCGCAGAACAATTAAGAAAAGGTTTGACGAAGAAGGAATAAGAATTTCGTGCCCGGTACGTTACGTGATTCCAGCTGAGAAGCCGGAGTAA
- a CDS encoding transglutaminase domain-containing protein: MTKTKKRVRHVALVFIIILTSLSMIEAVTPSLNSTDYFIEYQLSMVEIITNQGTHTYHLSTDDRTISLFMNNSWQTVILTNCNFPYQKTIDADGNPIALLQTLYVKPGEFLTINATYSIYSRIAGQRKLIWSPQLTEINSGTLEDIPLTLKNAYCKPVGPWNYKQPGWGYIQRLAFQIQGDERNALKVVYRFVDWLAHNIRYPANAHEIPLYPTQTYTYQNQLKRTKGEGDCDDQANLFVTLCRIVGIPAFTQIGCIYLPDQYKTVSVYTGHVQIVTEQLGWHGWAMVYIPPWGWIPIDLTWLIDKAGATLSESPHWTGPNSTIIGAAVLTPNTIVFQNITQSDYIKPSIESITNIRRADLYITEIQSMKAVRTGPLYSSASLTELAPSIAILTIIAVITVSIYLYARKKRLERTGQPIVPSYF; encoded by the coding sequence TTGACTAAAACGAAGAAAAGAGTGCGACATGTAGCACTGGTATTCATAATAATTCTAACATCGCTTTCCATGATTGAGGCTGTCACCCCGAGTCTAAATTCAACTGATTATTTTATTGAATATCAATTGTCTATGGTGGAGATTATAACAAACCAAGGAACTCACACCTATCATTTGTCGACAGATGATCGAACAATTAGCCTTTTTATGAATAATAGTTGGCAAACCGTAATCCTAACCAACTGTAATTTCCCCTATCAAAAAACCATCGATGCCGATGGAAACCCGATAGCTCTACTTCAAACATTATACGTGAAACCAGGCGAGTTTTTAACTATCAATGCCACTTACTCCATTTATTCACGAATAGCAGGCCAGCGTAAACTGATTTGGAGCCCACAACTAACCGAAATTAACAGCGGAACCTTAGAAGACATCCCCCTAACCCTTAAAAACGCATACTGTAAACCAGTAGGCCCCTGGAACTATAAGCAACCCGGCTGGGGGTATATTCAGAGATTAGCATTTCAAATTCAAGGTGATGAACGAAATGCCCTTAAGGTAGTTTATAGATTCGTGGACTGGCTGGCACATAACATCAGGTATCCAGCAAATGCGCATGAAATACCCCTGTATCCAACTCAAACCTACACTTATCAAAATCAATTAAAACGTACAAAAGGCGAAGGAGATTGTGATGACCAAGCAAATCTCTTCGTTACACTTTGCCGAATCGTAGGAATTCCCGCCTTCACGCAAATCGGCTGCATTTACCTCCCGGACCAATACAAAACAGTCAGCGTTTACACCGGACATGTTCAGATAGTAACAGAACAACTTGGCTGGCATGGATGGGCGATGGTTTACATCCCACCTTGGGGTTGGATTCCTATTGACCTTACATGGCTAATCGACAAAGCCGGTGCCACTCTAAGCGAATCGCCTCATTGGACAGGACCAAACAGTACAATTATAGGCGCAGCGGTATTAACCCCCAATACAATAGTTTTCCAGAACATTACGCAGTCTGATTATATCAAACCTAGCATAGAAAGTATCACTAATATTCGGAGGGCTGATCTTTATATCACCGAAATTCAATCCATGAAGGCTGTTAGAACCGGACCACTTTACAGCTCAGCAAGTTTAACCGAACTGGCCCCCTCAATTGCCATTCTTACAATTATAGCAGTCATAACGGTTAGCATCTACTTATATGCAAGAAAAAAACGTCTTGAGAGAACCGGACAACCAATAGTGCCAAGTTATTTTTGA
- a CDS encoding nitroreductase family protein produces MDVLEAIKTRRSVRAFTNENVSEELLNKILDAARWAPSAGNLQPWEFVVVRDPKVKQGLAVAALHQMFIAEAPVVIVVCANENRSAWGYGKRGVALYCIQDTAAATQNILLTAHSLGLGACWVGAFDEEAAKRVLAIPAGVRPVAIIPLGYPAEKPSPPRRRGFDEILHYEKY; encoded by the coding sequence TTGGATGTGTTAGAAGCGATTAAAACAAGGAGAAGTGTCCGCGCGTTTACTAATGAAAATGTCTCAGAAGAACTTTTAAACAAGATCTTAGATGCTGCCCGGTGGGCACCCTCAGCGGGCAATTTGCAGCCATGGGAATTTGTCGTCGTTCGTGACCCAAAAGTTAAACAAGGACTCGCAGTCGCAGCTCTACACCAAATGTTCATCGCCGAAGCCCCAGTAGTAATAGTAGTATGCGCAAATGAAAACCGCTCAGCATGGGGCTATGGCAAACGCGGAGTGGCTCTCTACTGCATCCAGGACACCGCTGCAGCCACACAAAATATCCTCCTCACCGCCCATTCCTTAGGCTTAGGAGCATGCTGGGTTGGAGCTTTCGACGAAGAAGCAGCCAAAAGAGTCCTAGCTATTCCAGCCGGAGTTAGGCCAGTTGCAATTATACCGTTAGGCTATCCTGCCGAGAAACCCTCACCGCCTCGGCGAAGGGGCTTCGATGAAATCCTACATTACGAGAAATATTAG
- a CDS encoding lipoate--protein ligase family protein produces the protein MEAWRFLNSEFADPYMNIAVEEAILIAVNEKLSPNTIRFWRNSNSVVVGRNQSIEKVVNLNACKKLGVTIVRRFTGGGTVYQDHGNLNWSIFLCRSSPISPIIISDVFKIFGKAVARGLKILGINANFQPPNMIQSNGKKISGLAAYAKPNAILCHGTLLISTNLDTLSEVLPLHKKTVTEVTSLERELKRQVPLSLVKTAILQGLKEFCEIKAKLGSLSEIEMKKAKVLYDEKYGGSKWNFKY, from the coding sequence GTGGAAGCATGGAGGTTTCTTAACTCCGAGTTTGCAGACCCCTATATGAATATTGCAGTAGAAGAAGCTATTCTAATCGCCGTCAACGAGAAACTATCTCCTAATACTATCAGATTCTGGAGAAACTCGAACTCAGTGGTCGTCGGGCGTAATCAAAGCATAGAAAAAGTGGTAAACCTTAACGCTTGTAAAAAATTGGGCGTTACGATAGTAAGAAGATTCACGGGAGGAGGAACAGTGTACCAGGATCACGGGAATCTCAATTGGTCAATATTTTTATGTAGAAGCAGCCCGATAAGCCCAATAATTATTTCCGATGTTTTCAAAATTTTTGGCAAAGCGGTTGCTAGAGGTCTCAAAATTCTCGGAATAAACGCGAACTTCCAACCTCCAAACATGATCCAATCCAACGGGAAAAAAATATCTGGCCTCGCCGCTTACGCGAAGCCGAATGCAATTCTATGCCACGGTACTTTACTCATAAGCACAAATCTAGATACCCTATCAGAAGTCTTACCTTTACATAAAAAAACAGTTACTGAAGTTACTAGCCTTGAGAGGGAACTTAAACGGCAAGTGCCGCTTTCCCTTGTTAAGACCGCAATACTGCAAGGACTTAAGGAATTCTGTGAAATTAAAGCTAAACTTGGATCCCTAAGTGAAATTGAAATGAAGAAAGCCAAAGTATTATACGATGAAAAGTATGGCGGAAGCAAATGGAATTTTAAATATTGA
- a CDS encoding 2-oxo acid dehydrogenase subunit E2 — MQTVILPRLDEDQKSGMILEWLKGEGAEVEKDEPIAIVMSEKIIMDVSAPVSGKLYKVFAQENVEMPVGQIIAVIAEPSDDPTTVSRFVEEAKRSLAKVEVAAPHKPEEKVLISPLARKLAEQYGIDVTTIKGSGPGGRIVKEDILKAVGELKPEAKAPPRVTTIPLTGIRKIIAERMSSSHLAAPHVTLTMDADASEANKLKETGISYNAILIKAVAKALQNYPIFNSTLEGDQIKQFQDINIGLAVAVEEGLIAPVVHNVEKKTLTEINVAVEDLIKKARENRLSVSEVTGGTFTISNLGMFEVDIFTPIITPGQSAILGIGRIVDKPQVVSGRIEIKPTVTFSLSFDHRVADGAVAARFLQLVKKFFENPHLLSP, encoded by the coding sequence ATGCAAACCGTCATATTGCCCAGACTCGATGAGGATCAGAAAAGTGGAATGATTTTGGAGTGGCTCAAGGGGGAAGGAGCTGAGGTAGAGAAAGATGAGCCCATAGCTATTGTTATGAGCGAGAAAATTATAATGGACGTTTCTGCTCCCGTTTCAGGTAAGCTTTACAAAGTATTTGCTCAAGAAAATGTGGAGATGCCGGTGGGACAAATTATAGCTGTAATCGCTGAGCCTAGCGACGACCCCACTACTGTCAGCAGGTTTGTTGAAGAAGCCAAACGAAGTTTAGCGAAGGTTGAAGTAGCGGCACCTCATAAACCCGAAGAAAAAGTGCTGATCTCTCCGCTTGCGAGGAAACTGGCTGAGCAATATGGAATCGATGTTACAACGATTAAGGGTTCGGGTCCCGGGGGGCGAATAGTCAAGGAGGACATTCTAAAAGCAGTTGGAGAATTGAAACCTGAAGCGAAAGCTCCACCCAGAGTCACTACAATTCCGCTAACTGGGATTAGAAAAATTATAGCGGAGCGGATGAGTTCAAGCCATCTCGCAGCCCCCCATGTAACGTTAACCATGGACGCGGATGCTTCTGAGGCAAATAAACTGAAAGAGACCGGAATATCCTACAATGCCATACTGATAAAAGCCGTAGCAAAAGCATTACAAAATTATCCTATTTTTAATTCAACTTTGGAAGGCGACCAAATAAAACAGTTCCAAGATATAAACATCGGCTTAGCTGTGGCAGTAGAGGAAGGGCTAATCGCACCTGTAGTTCACAATGTTGAGAAGAAAACACTAACGGAAATCAACGTTGCAGTTGAAGATTTGATTAAGAAAGCAAGAGAAAATAGACTTTCCGTGAGCGAAGTAACTGGCGGAACATTTACGATTTCGAATTTGGGTATGTTTGAGGTGGACATTTTTACCCCAATAATTACTCCCGGGCAATCCGCAATACTTGGGATTGGAAGGATAGTTGATAAACCCCAAGTTGTTAGTGGGCGCATCGAAATAAAACCTACAGTTACTTTTAGCTTATCATTTGATCATCGGGTTGCTGATGGAGCTGTTGCTGCGCGATTCTTACAACTCGTAAAGAAATTCTTCGAGAATCCACATCTTCTATCGCCTTAA
- a CDS encoding alpha-ketoacid dehydrogenase subunit beta encodes MNSLREITYAEALNEALREEMKRDERVIVMGEDVGVFQGVYKVTKGLLEEFGPERVRDTPISEDGFVGAAIGAAITGLRPVVEIMYPDFLPCCMNQLVNHAAKLHYMTGGQLRVPMVVRTAIIQGRSSGADHAQVLIPMFMHVPGLFVAAPSTPYDAKGLLKTAIRGTSPTVFFEAAFLYRVKGPVPQEEYTIPFGKADVKKAGKDVTIVAISTTVQMALNAAQELEKQGISAEVIDPRTLVPLDKETILNSVKKTGRLVTVENSWKTCGVGSEIAAIVMEEIFDYLDAPVLRVATPDVPEPMSPPLVKSFVPNEEKIIATVRKLGL; translated from the coding sequence TTGAATTCCTTAAGAGAAATCACATATGCGGAGGCGCTGAATGAAGCGTTACGGGAAGAGATGAAGCGAGACGAAAGAGTAATTGTCATGGGTGAAGATGTCGGCGTTTTCCAGGGAGTTTATAAAGTGACTAAGGGATTACTGGAAGAATTTGGACCTGAAAGAGTACGTGATACACCGATTTCAGAAGATGGATTCGTGGGGGCGGCAATTGGGGCAGCCATAACGGGATTAAGGCCTGTTGTTGAAATTATGTATCCAGACTTCTTGCCCTGTTGCATGAATCAACTAGTTAATCACGCCGCGAAGTTGCATTATATGACTGGAGGTCAGCTTAGGGTACCAATGGTGGTTAGAACTGCCATTATTCAGGGAAGAAGTTCAGGAGCTGATCATGCCCAAGTGCTTATACCGATGTTCATGCATGTTCCTGGTTTATTCGTGGCTGCTCCGTCAACTCCATACGATGCCAAGGGGCTTTTGAAAACTGCCATTAGGGGAACTTCCCCAACGGTATTCTTTGAAGCCGCCTTTCTTTATCGAGTAAAGGGCCCTGTACCACAGGAGGAATATACAATTCCTTTTGGAAAAGCCGATGTGAAGAAGGCTGGAAAAGATGTTACAATAGTTGCGATATCAACAACGGTTCAGATGGCACTTAATGCTGCGCAAGAACTAGAAAAGCAAGGGATCAGCGCTGAAGTTATTGATCCACGTACATTGGTTCCGTTGGACAAAGAGACGATACTAAACTCGGTTAAAAAAACTGGAAGATTAGTAACAGTTGAGAATAGCTGGAAGACCTGCGGTGTGGGATCTGAAATAGCAGCGATTGTTATGGAAGAGATTTTCGATTATCTTGATGCTCCAGTGTTACGTGTTGCAACACCAGACGTTCCCGAACCAATGAGTCCTCCACTTGTTAAATCGTTTGTCCCTAATGAGGAGAAGATAATTGCCACTGTTAGAAAATTAGGTCTTTAA
- a CDS encoding thiamine pyrophosphate-dependent dehydrogenase E1 component subunit alpha — MKLDEAKLVWMYRKMVEVRTFDEKVRDLYMRGLVPGTTHLYIGQEAVAVGVCANLRRDDYVFSTHRSHAHTIAKEVPLKEIAAEILGKATGCCKGKGGSMHLSRVDLGFVYSSAIVGGGVPLAVGAGLSIRLKKGDQVVASFFGDGASNTGGFHEGLNLASLWKLPVIFVCENNLYAISVSTKKSTSVENIADRAVAYGMPGLIVDGNDVLAVYEATRNAVDRARKGEGPTLLECKTYRWLGHFAGDPGDAYRTKEEVEAWKEKCPIKKLKTKLVEEGILSEEEISRIDEEVKREVEEAAEYAINSPYPSPEELVKDVF; from the coding sequence ATGAAGTTAGACGAGGCAAAGCTTGTTTGGATGTATAGAAAAATGGTGGAAGTCAGAACTTTCGATGAAAAGGTTAGGGATCTTTACATGCGTGGGCTGGTTCCGGGTACAACGCATTTATATATCGGTCAGGAGGCTGTGGCGGTTGGGGTTTGTGCGAATTTACGTAGAGACGACTACGTGTTTAGCACTCATCGCTCTCATGCTCATACTATTGCCAAGGAAGTACCGCTGAAGGAAATAGCGGCTGAAATTTTGGGTAAAGCGACTGGATGCTGTAAGGGGAAGGGTGGTTCTATGCATTTATCACGTGTTGACCTTGGTTTTGTGTATTCCAGTGCTATTGTAGGTGGGGGTGTTCCATTAGCTGTGGGTGCAGGATTATCGATTAGATTAAAGAAGGGCGACCAAGTTGTCGCATCTTTCTTCGGGGATGGGGCGAGCAACACGGGAGGTTTTCATGAGGGATTAAATCTTGCTTCCCTTTGGAAACTTCCAGTGATCTTCGTTTGCGAGAATAATTTGTACGCGATTTCTGTAAGTACGAAAAAATCAACTTCAGTCGAGAATATTGCAGACCGTGCGGTGGCTTATGGCATGCCAGGCTTAATTGTTGATGGCAATGATGTGTTAGCGGTTTACGAAGCGACACGTAATGCTGTTGACAGGGCTCGAAAAGGTGAAGGGCCTACGCTCCTAGAATGTAAAACGTATAGGTGGCTTGGGCACTTCGCGGGGGATCCTGGGGATGCCTATAGAACTAAGGAAGAAGTTGAAGCCTGGAAAGAAAAATGTCCTATTAAAAAGCTGAAGACGAAACTTGTTGAAGAGGGCATCTTGAGTGAGGAGGAGATTAGTAGAATCGATGAGGAAGTTAAAAGGGAAGTTGAGGAAGCCGCTGAATATGCTATCAATAGCCCATATCCTTCTCCAGAGGAGTTAGTTAAGGACGTATTCTAA